One part of the Rutidosis leptorrhynchoides isolate AG116_Rl617_1_P2 chromosome 1, CSIRO_AGI_Rlap_v1, whole genome shotgun sequence genome encodes these proteins:
- the LOC139869800 gene encoding non-specific lipid-transfer protein 1-like, whose amino-acid sequence MKTVLLILLFVSMNNASILVNAMTCEDAITHMLPCEAFVMGFGQISVPCCQSVQSLIQFANTSPQERTSACQCLKQAAGILGINVARVQQIPKLCHIDVDMSLIDPNIDCNKLSSPSPAPSPTN is encoded by the exons ATGAAAACCGTCTTGTTAATATTGTTGTTTGTGAGTATGAATAATGCAAGCATATTAGTAAATGCAATGACATGTGAAGATGCCATCACTCATATGCTGCCTTGCGAAGCTTTTGTGATGGGTTTTGGGCAGATTAGTGTTCCGTGTTGCCAGAGTGTTCAAAGTTTGATTCAATTCGCTAATACGAGCCCTCAAGAACGAACATCCGCGTGTCAATGCTTGAAGCAAGCTGCGGGCATTTTAGGGATAAATGTGGCCAGAGTTCAGCAGATTCCTAAGCTTTGTCATATTGATGTTGATATGAGTTTGATCGACCCTAATATTGACTGCAACAA GTTAAGCTCTCCATCTCCTGCTCCTTCTCCAACAAATTGA